From a single Solanum dulcamara chromosome 4, daSolDulc1.2, whole genome shotgun sequence genomic region:
- the LOC129887190 gene encoding BI1-like protein, whose translation MYGFTSLNTESDGGIKGDIEEGTLYPGLGYGENQLRWGFIRKVYGILAAQILLTTLVSAVTVLYTPINDLLRGSPGLLLFLIFLPFVLLWPLHLYQQKHPLNFIFLGLFTASLSLTVGVTCANTDGRIVLEALLLTSAVVSALTGYTFWASKKGKDFSFLGPILFTSLFVLVLTGFMQMFFPLGSTTSAVYSAISAIIFCGYIIYDTDNLIKRFTYDEYIWASVTLYLDVLNLFLTILRILRQGDN comes from the exons ATGTACGGATTCACGAGTTTGAACACAGAGAGCGATGGAGGAATCAAAGGTGATATAGAGGAAGGAACGTTATATCCAGGTCTTGGATATGGAGAGAATCAATTGCGTTGGGGTTTTATTCGTAAAGTATATGGTATTCTCGCTGCTCAGATCCTTCTAACCACCCTTGTATCCGCCGTTACTGTACTTTACACGCCAATCAACGATCTCCTTCGTGGAAGTCCTGGccttcttctcttcctcatCTTCCTTCCTTTTGTTC TGCTGTGGCCCTTGCACTTATATCAGCAGAAGCATCCATTGAATTTTATTTTCCTTGGCCTCTTCACTGCCTCTTTGAGTCTCACCGTGGGTGTGACCTGTGCTAATACTGATG GAAGAATAGTGCTTGAAGCTTTGCTCTTGACATCAGCTGTAGTTTCAGCTCTGACCGGATACACATTCTGGGCTTCTAAGAAGGGCAAGGACTTCAGCTTCCTGGGTCCAATACTGTTTACTAGCCTCTTTGTACTTGTGCTGACTGGATTTATGCAG ATGTTCTTCCCACTCGGATCTACAACTAGTGCTGTTTACAGTGCAATCAGTGCTATAATCTTCTGTGGATACATTATATATGACACAGACAACCTGATTAAGAGGTTTACCTATGATGAATACATCTGGGCATCTGTCACTCTGTACCTGGATGTTCTGAACCTGTTCTTGACCATTCTGCGCATTCTGAGGCAGGGAGACAACTAG
- the LOC129887189 gene encoding pentatricopeptide repeat-containing protein At5g18950: MARPPFVFTNLCTRQNVNCPIRNLSIAGTNSGVEGEVVAQNPNRSSSENHQIEQQNFVEIAKDVCKVIRTRPRWEQTLLSDFPTVNFTDPRFYTEVLKAQQNALLSLRFHYWLSSQNGFSRDQFSDEVIFSRLVQAKAASAAKCFRQNMNFVLQPSCLEAYIQCLCENGLIEDALNVFTELGGVGHCPSLRIWNSALSHSIRAGRTDIVWKLYEDMTESGVVADVDTIGHLIQAFCMENNVPKGHQLLRQVLEAGHAPSSVTFNKLIYESCKNRDYFRLSSLLHSMLATNCSVDIFTYQHVIQGLCETGKRCEAFRIFNDLKNRGYAPDMVMYTTMINGLCKMKLLGDARKLWFEMIQKGFNPNEYTYCALIHGYLTTNHLREAESLYKQMCDKGYGETTVTYNTMIHGLCLYGRVDEAHNLFNKMAEKGVARDVVTYNSLIQGFCKNGKVTEGLQFLYELFKQGLQPSPASYTVLIEKLCEIGRVLEAKSLWNDMQDRGVKPAASTHDSIILGLIKQGYVTEGLDWLSSMTKNRLRPRRKTFEKLIYHLSQAELLDDSLSILDYMLRLGHVVKEKIFCSLVNKLCKDNSHHIEMQMGYIV; the protein is encoded by the coding sequence ATGGCTAGACCTCCATTTGTTTTCACAAACTTGTGCACTCGCCAAAATGTTAATTGCCCAATCCGTAACCTTAGTATTGCTGGCACTAATAGTGGGGTTGAAGGTGAAGTTGTTGCACAAAACCCTAATCGATCAAGTTCAGAAAATCATCAAATTGAGCAACAGAACTTTGTTGAGATAGCTAAAGATGTTTGCAAAGTCATCCGTACACGACCCAGGTGGGAACAAACATTGTTATCTGATTTTCCCACTGTTAATTTTACTGATCCAAGATTTTATACTGAGGTTCTGAAGGCACAACAAAATGCTCTGTTGTCGCTTCGATTTCATTATTGGCTTAGTTCTCAAAATGGATTTTCGAGGGATCAGTTCTCTGATGAAGTAATATTTAGTCGACTTGTACAAGCCAAGGCTGCCAGTGCTGCCAAATGTTTTCGGCAAAATATGAACTTTGTACTTCAACCTAGTTGTTTGGAGGCCTACATTCAGTGTCTTTGTGAAAATGGATTGATTGAGGATGCCCTCAATGTGTTTACTGAATTGGGAGGTGTTGGCCACTGCCCATCATTGAGAATTTGGAATTCAGCCCTTTCACATTCTATCCGAGCTGGAAGAACTGACATTGTCTGGAAATTGTATGAGGATATGACAGAATCTGGTGTTGTAGCAGATGTAGATACGATTGGGCACTTGATTCAAGCATTTTGTATGGAAAACAATGTTCCAAAAGGTCATCAACTTCTTCGACAAGTTTTGGAAGCTGGGCATGCCCCTAGTAGTGTTACTTTTAATAAACTGATTTACGAATCATGCAAGAACAGAGATTACTTTAGACTGTCATCTCTTCTCCATTCAATGCTTGCAACTAATTGTTCTGTCGATATATTCACTTATCAGCATGTTATTCAGGGACTATGTGAAACGGGAAAGAGGTGTGAAGCTTTTCGGATATTTAATGATCTAAAGAATAGAGGTTATGCTCCTGATATGGTTATGTATACAACGATGATTAATGGTCTCTGTAAAATGAAATTGCTTGGAGATGCCCGGAAATTATGGTTTGAGATGATTCAAaagggattcaatcccaacgaATACACATATTGCGCACTCATCCATGGGTATTTAACAACTAACCATCTAAGGGAAGCTGAAAGTCTTTATAAGCAAATGTGTGATAAAGGATATGGAGAGACCACAGTGACATATAATACCATGATTCACGGGCTGTGTCTTTATGGAAGAGTAGACGAAGCTCACaacttgttcaataaaatgGCTGAGAAAGGTGTTGCCCGTGATGTGGTCACATACAATTCTCTTATTCAGGGTTTCTGCAAGAATGGGAAGGTTACTGAAGGTCTTCAATTTTTATATGAACTGTTTAAGCAGGGGTTGCAACCATCACCTGCTTCTTACACAGTGTTAATTGAGAAACTTTGTGAGATTGGCCGTGTTTTGGAAGCGAAATCATTGTGGAATGATATGCAGGATAGAGGTGTCAAACCTGCAGCTTCGACTCATGATTCTATCATACTTGGATTGATCAAGCAAGGATATGTAACAGAGGGGCTAGATTGGTTAAGCAGTATGACGAAGAATAGGCTCAGACCAAGGAGAAAAACTTTTGAGAAACTGATTTATCATCTTTCTCAAGCAGAATTGTTGGATGACTCTTTATCGATTTTAGATTACATGCTTAGGTTAGGTCATGTTGTCAAAGAAAAAATTTTCTGTTCTCTAGTAAATAAACTTTGCAAAGATAATTCCCACCATATTGAGATGCAAATGGGATACATTGTCTGA
- the LOC129887191 gene encoding uncharacterized protein LOC129887191, producing the protein MDFFKSVFADDPEFSDTENAPTSPSNSQSEPESPNPNPDVPAITNAWTFGSSLFRTIASKSESVVQNYRRDFEEFSSGLKKETATIREVASRAVKDLPARFESGAAVAQESLESVGQAIDNIGSTVSEIIAHGKESILDNDSDSELSENSSRSLGRSSSLEQNLNLNAKPYSRIDATIRAIQCDAKTYCDEPDDMVDYNEWKLGFVLEEMNREIEDLIKENGVIDDIYSEVVPRRVDQEIFWSRYFYKVYRIRKADEARARLMKRAISGEEEEELSWDVDDEYNDDTEGSIRVASENVAKEEVEKKMDSLQVEDRARRSVSREDEKEIALETTSDGGDEKGILAGIVDDAESRGDKGSSEGKNDNSDFSVVSSQVSSHEGDDLGWDEIEDIASGDEMKVAERMSPNKVDLGKRLSAAEEEISWDIEDEDNESAKS; encoded by the coding sequence ATGGATTTCTTCAAATCCGTATTCGCCGACGATCCAGAATTTTCCGATACCGAAAATGCCCCTACTTCtccatcaaattctcaatcTGAACCAGAATCTCCAAACCCTAACCCTGATGTTCCAGCCATAACGAACGCATGGACTTTCGGTTCAAGCTTGTTCAGAACCATAGCATCGAAATCGGAATCCGTTGTGCAAAACTACCGCCGCGATTTCGAGGAATTCAGCTCCGGTTTGAAAAAAGAAACCGCTACAATCCGTGAAGTAGCTAGCCGAGCCGTTAAGGACTTGCCGGCTAGGTTTGAATCAGGTGCGGCCGTTGCACAGGAATCGCTAGAATCGGTTGGACAAGCTATTGATAATATCGGCTCCACTGTATCAGAGATTATTGCTCATGGTAAGGAGTCGATCCTTGATAATGATTCTGACAGTGAATTATCTGAAAATAGCAGTAGGAGTTTAGGGAGAAGTAGTAGTTTAGAGCAAAATTTAAACTTGAACGCTAAACCTTATAGTAGAATTGATGCAACAATTCGAGCAATCCAGTGTGATGCGAAAACCTATTGCGATGAGCCGGATGATATGGTTGATTATAATGAATGGAAATTGGGATTTGTATTAGAGGAGATGAATAGGGAAATTGAGGATTTGATTAAGGAAAATGGTGTAATAGATGATATTTATAGTGAGGTGGTTCCGAGAAGGGTTGATCAGGAGATTTTCTGGAGTAGGTATTTTTACAAAGTTTATAGAATAAGGAAAGCTGATGAAGCAAGGGCAAGGCTTATGAAGAGGGCAATCTCGggtgaggaagaagaggaattGAGTTGGGATGTTGACGATGAATATAATGATGATACGGAAGGGAGCATCCGTGTTGCAAGTGAAAATGTAGCAAAAGAAGAGGTTGAGAAGAAAATGGATAGTTTACAGGTTGAGGACAGGGCTAGGAGATCGGTAAGTAGAGAAGATGAGAAAGAAATAGCATTGGAGACAACAAGTGATGGCGGGGATGAGAAAGGAATTTTGGCAGGGATAGTAGACGATGCTGAATCAAGGGGTGATAAGGGGAGTTCAGAAGGTAAGAATGATAACAGTGATTTTTCAGTTGTTTCCAGCCAAGTGTCTTCACACGAGGGAGATGATCTTGGGTGGGATGAGATTGAAGATATTGCAAGTGGTGATGAGATGAAGGTGGCCGAGAGAATGAGCCCAAACAAAGTTGATTTGGGGAAGCGTTTGAGTGCTGCAGAGGAAGAGATATCATGGGATATTGAGGATGAGGATAATGAATCTGCCAAATCATGA